Proteins encoded in a region of the Bactrocera tryoni isolate S06 chromosome 4, CSIRO_BtryS06_freeze2, whole genome shotgun sequence genome:
- the LOC120774657 gene encoding zinc finger protein 239-like translates to MQSLQNMLHKNTKAKALCKVKCKTELSAIVLPATTTAQKMSMPGSLLNDVQSVLLAEIYKQYSCLWDETDIAYRFGNRRREAVKAVHDKFNKKTSLSLTRYDIGCEIGRLRKICSHEKRLKILCKQQNKNYRPSCKFYEHISYLEVDVTPYECSICGKISAGVCQYKVHVASHDGSLPFKCHVCGHGFKLTTNLSVHLRRHVHDYLYKCEVCSKPCATTTEIKIHMRSHTGEKPYVCDVCGKNFRTSSKINMHMRKHENKPTHRCEICNKGFYSKGFYREHMKVHQNVRDKICNICNKGFTSTKHLRQHKQIHAIEKKYACKICDKRFAQYAGLSAHMKSHGTTLVAASSKGSIVML, encoded by the exons atgcaatcgCTGCAAAATATGCTACACAAAAATACAA aggcgaaagctctgtgcaaa gtCAAGTGCAAAACTGAGCTTAGCGCAATTGTTCTtcctgcaacaacaacagctcaaAAAATGTCAATGCCCGGAAGTCTTTTAAATGATGTTCAAAGCGTTCTCTTAGCGGAAATATATAAACAGTATTCTTGTCTTTGGGATGAAACAGATATAGCATACAGATTCGGCAATAGACGACGAGAAGCTGTAAAAGCTGTTCacgataaatttaataaaaaaacaagtttaagTCTGACACGTTACGATATCGGATGTGAAATTGGACGACTTCGAAAAATATGCTCTCATGAAAAAAGactaaaaatattatgcaaacaacaaaataagaACTATAGGCCAAGTTGCAAATTTTATGAACACATTTCATATCTCGAAGTAGATGTTACTCCCTATGAATGTTCGATATGTGGGAAAATAAGTGCGGGCGTATGTCAGTACAAAGTGCATGTTGCATCTCATGATGGTTCACTTCCATTTAAATGCCATGTGTGTGGTCATGGTTTTAAGTTGACCACAAATTTATCGGTACATTTACGAAGGCATGTACACGACTACTTATATAAATGTGAGGTATGCAGCAAGCCGTGCGCAACGACCACAGAAATAAAAATCCATATGCGCTCACACACCGGTGAAAAGCCATACGTTTGCGATGTCTGCGGTAAAAATTTTCGTACTTCgtcaaaaattaatatgcacATGCGAAAGCACGAGAATAAGCCTACCCACAGGTGTGAAATATGCAATAAGGGTTTCTATAGCAAAGGTTTTTATAGAGAACACATGAAAGTGCACCAAAATGTGCGagataaaatttgcaatatttgtaataaaggTTTTACAAGTACCAAGCATCTGCGACAACACAAACAGATCCATGCTATAGAAAAGAAATATGCCTGCAAGATCTGTGATAAACGATTTGCTCAATATGCCGGTTTGAGTGCTCATATGAAGTCACATGGTACAACATTAGTTGCAGCAAGTTCAAAAGGCTCTATAGTCATGCTTTAA
- the LOC120774991 gene encoding zinc finger protein 100-like, which produces MEILMEKHKIDCADLKKCGEITTHLSIGPKEFFLNCSFCDYTFLQLGDFIQHICEDHMCHFMNPKVEDKDDYSLQEDIEQDNNFSATVSNQEDMDDYDAQFSATDSNEDSYDSKTNLHDFEKVEIELDDNQVKKELNITDGYASEDAEDSISESETEKKYIDNEDDVENSEIAVHLKENYTSEKNIYKGCNTENSEIAAYIEELGLHGSFNKNNILAIFKGYEKRPFLWDNDLQLPRDNKKREKEIKNIAEEVGIPSEWESIRKMIGKLSSKLRTELVRKKIYLSKGKIYTPVWYNDLTMFLKPKRKKVEVKPKPLLRKFTTPETILNDEQAIVLAKIYNSLSTLWDETEITYRFSNRRREALQMLLKDFNKQTGLNLTKYDMECEISRLRKLASNEKRQKFMCKRQNKIFKPSCTFYSHIAFLETDVSPYECPICEKLFSGTQQYKVHLASHDGSLPFKCHICGHGFKLVTNLTVHLRRHAQDYLYKCEVCDKPCATTTELRTHMRCHTGEKPYVCEICGKKYRSLAELRPHKLRHDKKPLYQCEICNKTFYMRSLLTEHMHVHSEVRDKLCSICEKGFTSNKHLRQHMLIHSSEKKYACKICGKRFAQYAGLSGHVKSHGTTLIEISSKSVDLVQEDQE; this is translated from the exons ATGGAAATTCTAAtggaaaaacataaaattgaCTGTGCTGATTTAAAGAAATGTGGAGAAATTACTACTCATTTGTCAATTGGCCCAAaagaatttttcttaaattgtaGCTTTTGCGACTACACTTTTCTTCAGTTAGGAGATTTCATTCAACACATTTGTGAGGATCATATGTGTCATTTTATGAACCCTAAAGTTGAGGATAAAGATGATTATTCCTTGCAAGAAGATATTGAACAAGATAATAACTTTTCGGCGACAGTTTCAAATCAG gAAGATATGGACGATTATGATGCACAGTTCTCGGCGACAGATTCGAATGAG GACAGCTATGACAGTAAAACGAATTTACATGactttgaaaaagttgaaatagaGTTGGACGATAACCAGGTGAAAAAAGAGTTGAACATAACGGATGGATACGCCAGCGAAGATGCTGAAGATAGTATCAGC GAAAgtgaaacagaaaaaaaatatattgataatgAAGATGATGTAGAGAACTCTGAAATTGCGGTTCATTTAAAG gaAAATTATacatctgaaaaaaatatttataaaggaTGTAATACAGAAAATTCTGAGATTGCTGCTTATATAGAg gAACTTGGTTTACATGGatcgtttaataaaaataatatactcgCAATATTTAAAGGGTATGAAAAGCGGCCTTTTCTGTGGGATAACGATTTGCAATTACCCAGagataataagaaaagagagaaggaaattaaaaatattgctgaagaAGTGGGTATTCCAAGCGAATGGGAGTCAATTCGTAAAATGATTGGAAAATTAAGCAGTAAGCTTCGGACTGAATTGGTACGGAAAAAAATTTATCTTTCTAAAGGCAAAATATATACACCTGTTTGGTATAACGATCTTACTATGtttttaaagccaaaacgaaaaaaagttgag GTAAAACCAAAACCGTTACTGAGGAAATTCACAACTCCAGAAACCATTTTAAATGATGAACAAGCTATAGTTTTAGCTAAAATTTATAACAGTCTGTCCACTCTTTGGGATGAAACAGAAATTACGTACAGATTTAGTAATAGAAGGCGAGAAGCTTTACAAATGCTACTTAAAGATTTTAATAAGCAAACTGGATTAAACCTCACAAAATATGATATGGAATGCGAAATTTCAAGACTTCGAAAGCTTGCTTCTAATGAGAAAAGACAAAAATTTATGTGTAAAAgacaaaataagatttttaagcCCTCGTGCACATTTTACAGTCACATCGCATTTCTTGAGACTGACGTTTCGCCTTACGAATGTCCAATATGTGAAAAGTTATTTAGTGGCACACAACAATACAAGGTGCATTTGGCATCACATGATGGTTCGTTGCCATTTAAGTGTCACATTTGTGGGCATGGTTTTAAGTTGGTTACCAATTTAACGGTACATTTACGTAGGCATGCTCAAGACTACTTGTATAAGTGTGAAGTGTGCGACAAACCCTGTGCAACAACAACTGAATTGAGGACTCACATGCGATGTCATACTGGGGAAAAACCATATGTTTGTGAAATTTGTGGCAAAAAATATCGATCATTAGCAGAATTGAGGCCGCATAAATTACGCCACGATAAAAAACCTCTGTATCAAtgtgaaatttgtaataaaacatTCTATATGAGATCTTTGTTGACAGAACACATGCATGTGCATTCCGAAGTGCGAGACAAATTATGCAGTATATGTGAAAAAGGATTTACCAGTAATAAACATCTACGTCAACACATGCTAATCCATTCTTCCGAAAAGAAATATGCATGTAAAATATGTGGTAAACGTTTTGCACAGTATGCTGGACTTAGCGGCCATGTGAAGTCACATGGTACGACATTAATTGAGATTAGTTCTAAAAGTGTTGATTTAGTACAAGAAGATCAGGAATAA
- the LOC120774988 gene encoding uncharacterized protein LOC120774988, producing the protein MNRIEIVNLIDLSIEDDDKQIQTLHQSNASPSSLPNPEQSIMECTLPDFLIIENEGRESLDNNPFDLAQKLSTRPEDPFDLVEKEASVKARYSMQPKKEVKVGKLLSLSDDNILDDNGTCPVKETATLATLEKSDIKNIIDMTASNCSISIYHSALVHELDSESPPISMSIKSTPDTCSSAIESDESSANSADGYSARIRKAMENRKRLLKLSIANSTFNSPLSCRSRQTDSGFSTAFSAAAHFSDYMLATESPLKLVDDDLLREEPPKLSDAENDFEADLEMLSIPMLRKLPSPVPEETSLLTREAEDVMPAPQNLTVPDLSALREKLRAKRVEACKGQDVVSLIDNLKSLLCDNEIVDDDKKEKANCLLKKLSTALNTEKCEDNNDELIKNIHDSEPSTQVPQTIVRQGTFDMELETKSKNGCDKTSGTAASVDDNAQMTHSIQSTQSSPPAKEIPEVMLKSSGTFDGEPVSERENLLLPHVDALSPITSPILKPSLQNTAATNPDVNDIIEQIGKLLEQHQIAASSMDATKGNNSSGNNPLQQSTMCNPTFIVVMPTNSVQPTNTQDINTSNCNVALDDMDSNIVPRRRAQSLSIHDKVKIVQLPIRSQAAPYITGEVQSPLTEGASQINTSIVEMKTPIRSTQRRNSFSSGTPHTPLSSLTQGAGATNSRRLQNTSTIQSRYSLGPSKLREHESQQHAVLHPISRTNLNVFKPDLKKRTKTQTTKTSIMASNGPLKAVMPIKKVAPMLTTTIATPEGSNVNSRIPSQTINMETSMNLLTMAGKLSNTSTPMPPTRSGEQISGFPNACSTPAICSIAKRPNGTITKKNPRFSVSTPSKLQQPLVNTSGVKKRALPELTKTKSPVRSRKSLSGMSVPVVRGRQSMVKQQNVSKQTTSRLSTRLSTRSSLCPASTSTNKENKKP; encoded by the exons ATGAATCGTATTGAAATTGTGAATTTAATTGATCTTAGTATTGAGGATGAcgataaacaaatacaaacgTTGCATCAAAGTAATGCATCGCCGAGTAGTCTGCCCAATCCCGAACAATCAATTATGGAGTGTACATTACCAGATTTTCTTATTATAGAAAATGAGGGACGTGAAAGTCTTGATAACAACCCTTTTGACTTGGCGCAAAAATTATCAACTCGACCCGAAGATCCTTTTGATTTAGTTGAAAAGGAGGCTAGCGTAAAG GCACGTTATTCTATGCAACCCAAAAAAGAAGTTAAGGTCGGAAAGCTTTTATCACTCAGCGATGACAATATACTGGATGATAATGGTACGTGTCCTGTTAAAGAAACGGCTACTTTGGCTACTTTGGAGAAAAgcgatataaaaaatatcattgaCATGACTGCTTCAAACTGCAGTATATCAATCTATCATTCTGCTTTAGTCCACGAGTTAGATAGTGAGAGCCCACCAATTTCTATGTCCATTAAATCTACGCCAGATACTTGCAGCTCTGCGATTGAAAGCGATGAAAGTTCCGCAAATAGTGCTGATGGCTATTCGGCTAGAATACGGAAAGCAATGGAAAATCGGAAACGTCTACTTAAATTAAGCATAGCAAATTCAACATTTAATTCTCCATTGAGTTGTCGATCTCGACAGACTGATAGTGGATTTTCAACTGCATTTTCCGCTGCTGCGCACTTCAGTGATTATATGCTTGCGACGGAGTCGCCTTTAAAATTAGTAGACGATGATCTCCTGAGGGAAGAACCACCAAAACTATCAGACGCCGAAAATGATTTCGAAGCCGATCTAGAAATGTTGAGTATCCCCATGTTGAGAAAATTGCCATCACCAGTTCCTGAAGAGACTTCGTTATTGACAAGGGAAGCAGAAGATGTAATGCCTGCGCCGCAAAATTTGACAGTTCCAGATTTATCGGCTCTAAGAGAAAAATTACGGGCAAAGCGAGTGGAGGCTTGTAAGGGTCAAGATGTTGTGTCTTTAATAGATAACTTAAAATCTTTGTTATGCGATAATGAAATTGTGGATGACGATAAAAAAGAGAAAGCCAActgtttgttaaaaaaactgAGTACAGCCTTAAATACTGAAAAATGCGAAGATAATAAcgatgaattaataaaaaatatacatgacAGTGAACCATCAACGCAAGTGCCACAAACCATTGTGCGACAGGGAACTTTTGATATGGAATTAGAG acgAAAAGCAAGAATGGTTGTGACAAAACTAGTGGAACTGCAGCATCAGTTGATGATAACGCGCAAATGACACATTCTATTCAGTCTACACAATCTTCGCCACCTGCAAAAGAAATACCAGAAGTAATGTTAAAATCCTCTGGTACATTTGATGGCGAACCAGTGTCGGAAAGGGAGAATCTGCTCTTACCACATGTCGACGCTCTTTCACCAATAACATCGCCAATCTTAAAACCATCCTTACAGAACACTGCCGCAACAAATCCAGATGTGAATGATATCATCGAACAAATAGGCAAACTACTTGAGCAACACCAAATTGCTGCCTCTAGTATGGATGCTACGAAAGGTAATAATTCGTCAGGAAATAACCCGTTACAGCAATCCACAATGTGTAACCCcacatttattgttgttatgccAACAAATTCAGTACAACCAACTAATACCCAAGATATTAATACCTCCAATTGTAACGTTGCATTGGATGATATGGATAGTAATATTGTACCTCGACGACGTGCACAATCTTTATCAATACATGACAAAGTTAAAATTGTACAATTGCCAATACGGTCGCAAGCAGCCCCTTATATTACAGGTGAAGTACAGTCTCCTCTTACTGAGGGTGCGTCCCAAATAAATACCTCAATAGTAGAAATGAAAACACCAATACGTTCTACTCAGCGACGGAATTCGTTTTCCAGTGGTACACCACATACGCCTCTTAGCTCATTAACTCAAGGAGCCGGTGCGACAAACTCTCGACGTTTACAAAA caCTTCAACAATCCAGTCGCGTTACTCACTCGGTCCTTCTAAATTACGAGAGCATGAATCTCAACAACATGCCGTTTTGCACCCCATTTCACGAACCAATTTGAATGTTTTCAAACCTGATTTAAAGAAAAGAACCAAAACTCAGACGACGAAAACTTCGATTATGGCATCCAATGGTCCACTTAAGGCTGTAATGCCAATTAAGAAAGTAGCACCCATGCTTACAACTACAATCGCTACCCCAGAAGGATCCAATGTAAATTCACGTATACCCTCACAAACCATTAACATGGAAACTTCAATGAATTTACTTACCATGGCGGGTAAATTATCCAATACGAGCACACCAATGCCACCAACTCGAAGTGGGGAACAGATTTCAGGTTTTCCTAACGCATGCTCAACACCAGCCATTTGTAGTATTGCTAAAAGACCCAATGGCACGATAACAAAGAAAAATCCTCGGTTTTCAGTCTCTACACCGTCAAAATTACAGCAGCCACTTGTAAATACTTCGGGAGTAAAGAAACGGGCTTTACCGGAATTGACGAAGACCAAGTCACCGGTGCGCTCGCGAAAAAGTTTGAGCGGAATGTCTGTACCGGTAGTACGAGGTAGACAGTCGATGGTGAAACAACAGAATGTTTCAAAACAGACAACATCTCGATTG agcACAAGATTAAGTACTCGTTCATCACTTTGTCCGGCATCTACATCTACTAATAAAGAGAATAAAAAGccttaa